A genome region from Micromonospora peucetia includes the following:
- a CDS encoding CoA-acylating methylmalonate-semialdehyde dehydrogenase gives MDVIGHFVDGKPFSGSSGRHGDVFDPATGRRTARVELASAADVAVAVEAAGRAARLWRDASLARRTAVLFAFRELVHARRDRLAAVITAEHGKVLADAAGEVQRGLEVIEYACGIPSALRGGFSENVSTEVDSYSLRQPVGVVAVISPFNFPVMVPLWFLPIAVACGNAVVLKPSEKDPGAALLLARWFAEAGLPDGVLNVVNGDAEAVNALLDHPGVKAVSFVGSTPVARHVHQRGTAAGKRVQALGGAKNHMVVLPDADLDLAADAAVNAGFGSAGERCMAISALVAVEPVADALVARIAERLGRLRTGDGRRGCDMGPLVTAGHAARVRSYVEAGVAAGAVPVVDGRDVEPDGDAGGFWLGPTLFDHVTPDMSIYTDEIFGPVLGVVRVGSYDEAVELVNANPYGNGTAIFTNDGGAARRYQHEVEVGMVGVNVPIPVPMAYYSFGGWKSSLFGDLHAHGEDGVRFFTRGKVVTSRWLDPRHGGVNLGFPTQT, from the coding sequence GTGGACGTGATCGGCCACTTCGTCGACGGCAAGCCGTTCAGCGGCTCGTCCGGGCGGCACGGGGACGTCTTCGACCCGGCGACCGGTCGGCGTACCGCCCGGGTGGAGCTGGCCTCGGCGGCGGACGTCGCGGTCGCGGTGGAGGCCGCCGGGCGCGCGGCCCGGCTCTGGCGGGACGCGTCGCTGGCCAGGCGGACGGCGGTGCTGTTCGCCTTCCGGGAGCTGGTGCACGCGCGGCGGGACCGGCTCGCCGCGGTGATCACCGCCGAGCACGGCAAGGTGCTCGCCGACGCCGCCGGTGAGGTGCAGCGTGGCCTGGAAGTCATCGAGTACGCCTGCGGCATCCCCTCGGCGCTGCGTGGCGGGTTCAGCGAGAACGTCTCGACCGAGGTCGACTCGTACAGCCTGCGGCAGCCGGTCGGCGTCGTCGCGGTGATCTCCCCGTTCAACTTCCCGGTGATGGTGCCGCTGTGGTTCCTTCCGATCGCGGTGGCCTGCGGCAACGCGGTGGTGCTCAAGCCGAGCGAGAAGGACCCGGGCGCGGCGCTGCTGCTGGCGCGGTGGTTCGCCGAGGCGGGCCTGCCCGACGGGGTGCTCAACGTGGTCAACGGCGACGCCGAGGCCGTCAACGCGCTGTTGGACCATCCGGGCGTGAAGGCGGTGTCGTTCGTCGGCTCCACCCCGGTCGCCCGCCACGTCCACCAGCGCGGCACCGCCGCCGGCAAACGGGTGCAGGCGTTGGGTGGGGCGAAGAACCACATGGTGGTGCTCCCCGACGCGGACCTGGACCTGGCCGCCGACGCGGCGGTCAACGCGGGGTTCGGCTCGGCGGGGGAGCGGTGCATGGCGATCTCGGCGCTGGTCGCGGTGGAGCCGGTCGCCGACGCCCTGGTCGCCCGGATCGCCGAGCGGCTGGGCCGGCTGCGCACCGGCGACGGCCGGCGCGGCTGCGACATGGGCCCACTGGTCACCGCCGGGCACGCCGCCCGGGTGCGGTCGTACGTCGAGGCGGGGGTGGCCGCCGGCGCGGTGCCGGTGGTGGACGGGCGCGACGTCGAGCCGGACGGCGACGCCGGCGGGTTCTGGCTGGGCCCGACGCTGTTCGACCACGTCACTCCGGACATGTCGATCTACACCGACGAGATATTCGGCCCGGTGCTCGGCGTCGTGCGGGTCGGCTCGTACGACGAGGCGGTGGAGTTGGTCAACGCCAACCCGTACGGCAACGGCACGGCGATCTTCACCAACGACGGCGGCGCGGCCCGGCGCTACCAGCACGAGGTGGAGGTCGGCATGGTCGGCGTCAACGTGCCGATCCCGGTGCCGATGGCGTACTACTCCTTCGGTGGCTGGAAGTCCTCGCTCTTCGGCGACCTGCACGCGCACGGCGAGGACGGGGTGCGCTTCTTCACCCGGGGCAAGGTGGTCACCAGCCGCTGGCTGGACCCCCGGCACGGCGGGGTCAACCTCGGCTTCCCCACCCAGACCTGA